Proteins encoded by one window of Thunnus thynnus chromosome 3, fThuThy2.1, whole genome shotgun sequence:
- the tmem187 gene encoding transmembrane protein 187, with product MKSALLHVSVPFVLCVALANTNLFDEVEVDLSYEHYAEKTVDYLPGFLTMPFNCLVNLAYIYMGLYWLLRRRGVKEPTQSRYMREVFALMALFYAPVQWARLAMLRRAPAVLDQWFTLPIFAWVPVWITFIECGPEKWRASHAAALELCSILSYGLALAHQRGFEVALGCHVALALYKGLRVQLVHGDGRSRRSLLLAVLSCVGFVILKLLDHWLAQYRLFQRLTGHFWSKVCDVLQFHFSFCFLTTLTQRAYRET from the coding sequence atGAAGTCAGCGCTGCTTCACGTGTCGGTGCCGTTTGTGCTGTGTGTCGCCTTGGCGAACACCAACCTGTTCGACGAAGTTGAGGTGGACTTGTCTTATGAGCACTATGCAGAGAAGACGGTTGATTATCTGCCCGGTTTCCTCACGATGCCCTTTAACTGCCTGGTTAACCTGGCTTATATCTACATGGGACTTTACTGGCTGCTGCGGCGCAGGGGCGTCAAAGAACCCACTCAGAGTCGGTATATGAGGGAAGTTTTCGCACTGATGGCGCTCTTTTACGCACCTGTGCAGTGGGCACGCCTGGCAATGCTGCGGCGCGCTCCCGCCGTGCTCGACCAGTGGTTTACCTTACCGATCTTCGCTTGGGTTCCGGTGTGGATCACCTTCATTGAATGCGGGCCGGAGAAGTGGCGCGCGTCGCACGCTGCAGCCCTTGAACTGTGCTCCATCCTCAGCTACGGCCTGGCGCTGGCGCACCAGCGGGGTTTCGAGGTAGCGCTGGGCTGTCATGTCGCCCTTGCGCTGTACAAGGGACTCCGTGTGCAGCTGGTGCACGGAGACGGCCGCTCGCGGAGATCTCTCCTGCTGGCCGTGCTGTCATGCGTCGGGTTCGTGATCCTGAAGCTGCTGGATCACTGGCTCGCCCAGTACCGGCTCTTCCAGCGACTCACTGGCCACTTCTGGTCCAAAGTTTGCGACGTGCTGCAGTTCCACTTCAGCTTCTGTTTCCTGACCACACTGACTCAGAGGGCATACAGAGAGACGTAA